TATATTTTCTCGATAACATATTGAGGTTTAATAACTTCATCACTGTTTTTATATTTTAATGGATATTTTTCTTTCCACTCTTTGATTTGTGCCCACCAATTAGGGTTATTTTTTTCTTCAACTTCTTCATACAATCTTTGAAGAGCAATTTTTGCATCTGCTACAATAGGAACAGATGCAGAAACATTTTTTCCGATTTCTGCAGGATCAATATCTATATGAATTATTTTTGCGTTAGGAGCAAAGGTATCTACTCTTCCTGTAGATCTATCACTAAATCTAACTCCTACTGCGATAATTAAATCACTGTTGTTTACAGTAAAATTAGCATAAGCTGCTCCATGCATTCCCAAAAAACCACAATAGAGATGATGATCTTCGGGAATAGCACCCTTTCCCATAAGAGTGGTAATCACAGGGGTATTAATTTTTTCTGCAAGTTTAAGTAGTTCTGATGATGCGTTAGAACTTATTACTCCACCTCCTGCTAAAATTACTGGTTTTTCTGCAGATTTTATAAGATTTATTGCTTTTTTAATCTGTAATGGATGGGGATCGTAAGTAGGTTTATATCCTGGGAGATTTATATTAGAAGGATAACTATAATTTATTTTTGCCATAAAAACATCTGCAGGAATATCAATAAGAACAGGCCCCTTTCTTCCTGTGGTTGCTATATAAAAAGCTTCTTTAAAAACTGTAAGTACCTTTTCAGGATCTTTAACTAAATAATTATGCTTTGTAATGGGCATAGTTATTCCAGTAATATCTGCTTCTTGAAAGGAATCTTTTCCCAGAACGTTAGTTCTTACTTGTCCTGTAATAGCGATAACAGGAGAGGAATCCATGAAGGCAGTAGCTAAACCTGTTACTAAATTTGTAGCCCCAGGTCCTGAAGTTGCAACACAAACTCCTACTTTTCCGGAAGCTCTAGCATATCCGTCTGCTGCATGGGCAGCTCCTTGTTCATGTCTTACCAACACATGTCTTAAAGAGGAATCATATAATGCATCGTAAAAACCAATAACTGCTCCCCCAGGATAACCAAAAATAACCTCCACTCCCTCTTCCTGCAAGAATTTTATTATTGCTTGTGCCACTGTCATTTCCATAAAATTCTTCCTCCTTTCTTAAAAGTAAAGGCTTCTCCACCTTTTAAAAAAGGGTGAGAAGCCTCCCACGGTACCACCTTTTTTGGTCCTTGATTTTTTTGGACCTCTCTTTCCTTTAACGCAGGAATAACGGAAAACCCTACTTATTAGAAAGGAAGGTTTAAAAACCCTCCTCCAACTTCGAGCTTTCAGCTCCAAGGCGAGTTCCACAGGCTATACTACTGGGTTTCACCGTACCCCAGCTCTCTGTAAAGTAATCACCTGTGTACTACTCCTCTTCTTCGCCATTGATAACTATATTAAGTTAATTTGGTATATTACCATAGTCAAATTTAAATGTAAAGAGGGGTTTTGATATTTAAGTAAGAAAAGTTTCATGATAAACTTTAAGAAAAATAAAGATTTTGGGAAAAATCTTTCATGTATGGTAGAGTTTTATACTTATTCTTAAGAGATCTAAGAATAAAAAATAATAATGCTTTCTATGATGCTGTAAAAAATTCAATAGAGTTAATTCCTTTATTTATTTTCGAAGAAAAGGAATATAATCTCTTTCAAAGGAAATTTCTTATTTCCGCTCTTTTTCTGTTAAATTTAGAGCTTGAAAAGTTAAAATCCCTTTTGTATGTCGTAAACTCTTATTTTTCCTACGAAACTTTAAATTTTATATATGAAAGAATAAAACCTGAGGCTATTTATTTGAATAAAGATTTTACATGGAAATTTGAAGAAAAAGAGAAATTATTGGAAGACTTTTGTAGAAAAAAGGGTATAGTTCTAAAGTTCTATGACGGAAATTTTTTAGTTAATCCCATGCTAATAGATAAAAGGAAAGTTTTTACGCCCTTTTATAAAAAATGGGTAAATTATTTAGATGTTAAAGACTATACTGAGATGGAAAATATTCCTTTTATAAATACCCCTTTAGTTGAAATAACAAAATTTAGAGATCTAGAAATATTAAAGGAGGCAGATTTAAAAATAATAAATTCAGGTTTTAATAGATTAAAAGAATTTGATTTTGAAACTTATGATAAAAATCGCAATTTTTTAAGTATAGATGGAACTTCTAAACTCTCTCCTTTTATTAACTTTGGTGTCATATCTATAAAGGAAATTTATAAAAAAATAAAAAACATTTATAACTCTCAATTTTTAAAAGAACTTGCTTTCAGAGAATTCTGGTATCATATAAGGCTAAATTTTCCTGAAACAAGGAATATTGAATTCCAAGAAAAAAAGAGAAAAATTTCGTGGCTTAATAACGATTATTTTATAGAGAAATTTAAGAAAGGTGAAACAGGATATCCTATAATAGATGCATGTATAAGACAGCTTATTTCCGAAGGATGGATTAATAATAGAGCAAGAATGCTTCTAGCATCTTTTCTCACAAAAACATTGCTTACTGATTGGAGAATAGGAGAAAAATTTTTTAAAGATTTTCTTGTTGATTATGATGAAGTTTTAAACATTCAGAATTGGCAATGGTCTGCATCGGTGGGAGCAGATCCAAGGCCCTTGAGAATTTTTAATCCTATATTACAATCTCAAAGATATGATTCAGATTGTATTTTCATTAAAAAGTATATACCAGAATTAAAGAATGAAGAATGTTATAAAATTCATAATCCTCTAAAATACAAGATTTCCTATGTGAAACCTATAGTGAATTTTTATATCCAACGAGATATTGCTCGAAATTTATACAAAAAAATGTGAAGATATTATTTTATTTTTATTCATCGAGAGTAATAAGTCAAAGCATAACTATAAGTAGGATTTTCTGATTTATAGTATATATTGTTATAATTCCTAGAAGATTCAACCCAATTCCATATATCGTCCCAATCTGTATAGTAATCTTGCCACTGAATTACATTATATGGTTTGTTATTGTATGGACATATCAGTGTTTCTGAGAAATATAAAGGATTATAAAGTAAAAAAGTGGTGAAAGACCATGCATCTATAGGGTAAGATTTATTTCTCAAATAGTACACTTCCAATGCTTCTTTAATCAACTTCATATTATATTTTTGTGTATTTCTTTTAGATTCTAATAAGATCTCATAATATACGGGAACCCCTATGCCTATTATTATACCTAATATTAAAATCACAACTAAAACTTCTATAATGCTAAATCCCATATTTTTGTACTCTTTGGAAGTTTTTTTAAAATTATCAAAAATATACATAATGCTTTAGACCTCCATAATTGTTTTCTTCAAGCATTTTTATTCAAAGAGCTTTTTTAAATTATTGACGATTTTTTTGAAATATTATATAAAATCATGTTAAAGTATATAAAATTTTAAACAAGGAGTGAAGATATGTCTAAGATAGGAAGACCTAATATTATTAATGAGATTAATAGGGGATTAATTCTTCATTTAGTAAGAGAAGAGGGTCCCATATCTCGGGCAAAGATTGCAAGAAAACTTGGACTCTCAAGACCAACAGTATCCGCTCATGTTCAAGATCTCATAAAGGAAGGATTAGTTTTAGAAGTAGGAAAGGGAGAGACTAAAAAAGGTAGAAAGGACATTTTATTGGTTTATAATGCAAAGCATGGATATATTTTGGCAGGTGATTTGGAAGGATCTTTCTTTAGACTTGCCATCTCAGATATGTCAGGAAAAATAGAATATGAAGAAGTAATAAAAACCCAAGAATTAAGAGAAAAAAATCTTATGTATCCTCAAAATTTTCCAATAATTCTAAAGAAGATTTTAGAGAAAAATGGAATTCAAGGAGAAAACCTAAAAATACTAAGTTTTGGAATAACAGGTATTATTGACGAAGGAAGATTAATGTTATCCCCTGGCCTTCCTGAGTGGAACAATGCTCCTTTAGGAAAGATATTGGAGGAAGAATTTCCTTCTTCCTTGGTAATTTTAGAAAGGGATGTAAATATGGCAGTATTGGGAGAATATTGGAAAGGTGCAGGAAGGGGAAAGGAAAATATAGTTTATATAACTATTAGTACTGGAATTGGAGCAGGAATAATAATAAATGGGAAAATATATGAAGGTAAAAATAAGTTTGCAGGAGAGATAGGATACATGTCAATAGATGATCCCAATTACATATATCCTGGAGTTTTGAATACCCCCTTTGGTTCCTTAGAATGGAATTCTTCATGGTCAGGAATACAAAAGAGATTGCAGCAGCTTGGTAAGAGTTATAAGACTATTGAAGAAATTTTTGAAAACTATGAAAAGGATAAGGAATTAAAGGAAATCATAGATATTTCTGCAGAAAATCTTGCAAGAGCAATAGTTAATGTTACTACTGTATTGGCACCTGAAATTATCATTATTGGAGGAATTTTGGGAAGATATCTTGATATTTTATTACCTAAAATGGAAAAAATCTTTGAACATTATCTACCAATTGATATAAATATTGTTTCTTCTCCCTTAGGAAATAATGCAGTAATATGGGGAAGTATATATAAAGCCTTAAATATTTATCATTCGTGTCCCGTTATTGTATGATGATTTCAAATGTTTTTATGCCTCTTAGGATATTTTCTTCCCAGTCCTTTAGATTTTTTAAGTATCCGAAGGGACATCTATAGATATTAATTCCATCTTTATTTAGGATTAAGGGATTATGTTCATGACCGCAAATTAAATATTTTATTTTCTTATTTTTCAAAAGAATATCTCCTAGATATTTACTTCCAAGATAGGCAGAAAAGAAGTTTTTTGTATATATTAACTCCTCAAAGGGAAGGGTGTGTATAACCGTTACAATAATTTCTACTTTATTCTTAATATCTTCTATTTGTCTTTCCAATTCTTCTTTCATTACCTTACAAATCTCTTGATTAGAAAGTATCTTTCCTGAATCATCTCTAAAAACCACGAGTTTCCAATATATTTCTCTCCATCTTAAATTTCCATATTCACCCTTTTCATATTCCTCAATACTAAATTCTTCACTTCCTAAAGAATAATCATACCATCCTACATTTCCCACAAATCCAACTTTATTTATAATCAATGGAGAAGAGGGAAGATAATGAAAATTATTTATTTTAGCAATTTTTTCAAGAATCTTTCTATACTTTTCAGAACTACTTATACCGTCTTCAATCCATAGATCGTGATTTCCAGGAACATATACTTTATAAAAATTCATGTCCTTTAACACTTCAAAGAACATATTTATATCCTCTATTTTTCTTGATATATCTCCTGCAAAAATAAAAACATCAGCGTTAAAGGAAGATAGTTTATCTCTTATTTTTAACAAAAACTCCTTTACTTCTTCTTTCTTTAGGCCATTTCTAAGCCTTATATAGTCCAAGTGAATATCAGAGAGAGCTAGGATCTTCATCAAAGTACATAGTTTATTAGTCTATAAATAAATTCTACTACAGGCTTAATAAAGGAGAAAATAATAGAATTTTGAGAAATTTGAGATTGAATATTATAAGGTAAAAATTTAAGAATTACTCCATAAGCAATTATGAGGAAACTTCCACCAAAAATTACAGAAAGAATTAGAGAAGGTAAGGCTAACAATATATATGAGAATATAAAGGTAAGGATAAAGGCAAATATGTTTGATGGGATATAAGGAGGAAATCGAAGGTATTTCATATAAAAGGGAAGAAGAGCGGAAGAGATAAAAAAAGCAATGACTATTGATAAAATAAGAGCTATTTTATTACTAAA
This genomic window from Dictyoglomus sp. contains:
- a CDS encoding DNA photolyase family protein, giving the protein MYGRVLYLFLRDLRIKNNNAFYDAVKNSIELIPLFIFEEKEYNLFQRKFLISALFLLNLELEKLKSLLYVVNSYFSYETLNFIYERIKPEAIYLNKDFTWKFEEKEKLLEDFCRKKGIVLKFYDGNFLVNPMLIDKRKVFTPFYKKWVNYLDVKDYTEMENIPFINTPLVEITKFRDLEILKEADLKIINSGFNRLKEFDFETYDKNRNFLSIDGTSKLSPFINFGVISIKEIYKKIKNIYNSQFLKELAFREFWYHIRLNFPETRNIEFQEKKRKISWLNNDYFIEKFKKGETGYPIIDACIRQLISEGWINNRARMLLASFLTKTLLTDWRIGEKFFKDFLVDYDEVLNIQNWQWSASVGADPRPLRIFNPILQSQRYDSDCIFIKKYIPELKNEECYKIHNPLKYKISYVKPIVNFYIQRDIARNLYKKM
- a CDS encoding ROK family transcriptional regulator, with translation MSKIGRPNIINEINRGLILHLVREEGPISRAKIARKLGLSRPTVSAHVQDLIKEGLVLEVGKGETKKGRKDILLVYNAKHGYILAGDLEGSFFRLAISDMSGKIEYEEVIKTQELREKNLMYPQNFPIILKKILEKNGIQGENLKILSFGITGIIDEGRLMLSPGLPEWNNAPLGKILEEEFPSSLVILERDVNMAVLGEYWKGAGRGKENIVYITISTGIGAGIIINGKIYEGKNKFAGEIGYMSIDDPNYIYPGVLNTPFGSLEWNSSWSGIQKRLQQLGKSYKTIEEIFENYEKDKELKEIIDISAENLARAIVNVTTVLAPEIIIIGGILGRYLDILLPKMEKIFEHYLPIDINIVSSPLGNNAVIWGSIYKALNIYHSCPVIV
- the ilvB gene encoding biosynthetic-type acetolactate synthase large subunit, which codes for MEMTVAQAIIKFLQEEGVEVIFGYPGGAVIGFYDALYDSSLRHVLVRHEQGAAHAADGYARASGKVGVCVATSGPGATNLVTGLATAFMDSSPVIAITGQVRTNVLGKDSFQEADITGITMPITKHNYLVKDPEKVLTVFKEAFYIATTGRKGPVLIDIPADVFMAKINYSYPSNINLPGYKPTYDPHPLQIKKAINLIKSAEKPVILAGGGVISSNASSELLKLAEKINTPVITTLMGKGAIPEDHHLYCGFLGMHGAAYANFTVNNSDLIIAVGVRFSDRSTGRVDTFAPNAKIIHIDIDPAEIGKNVSASVPIVADAKIALQRLYEEVEEKNNPNWWAQIKEWKEKYPLKYKNSDEVIKPQYVIEKIYEITKGSAIVVTEVGQNQMWAAQFYKVKYPRQFITSGGLGTMGFGLPAAIGAQIANPDKLVIDIAGDGSIQMNIQELATAVCQKLPIKIFILNNSCLGMVRQWQELFYRKRYSCTLFDFAPDFVKLASAYGIYGRRVEKPSEVEDAIYWALEKNDAPTIIDFKVVREENVFPMVPAGGSIDKMMID
- a CDS encoding prepilin-type N-terminal cleavage/methylation domain-containing protein, translated to MYIFDNFKKTSKEYKNMGFSIIEVLVVILILGIIIGIGVPVYYEILLESKRNTQKYNMKLIKEALEVYYLRNKSYPIDAWSFTTFLLYNPLYFSETLICPYNNKPYNVIQWQDYYTDWDDIWNWVESSRNYNNIYYKSENPTYSYALTYYSR
- a CDS encoding metallophosphoesterase, whose product is MKILALSDIHLDYIRLRNGLKKEEVKEFLLKIRDKLSSFNADVFIFAGDISRKIEDINMFFEVLKDMNFYKVYVPGNHDLWIEDGISSSEKYRKILEKIAKINNFHYLPSSPLIINKVGFVGNVGWYDYSLGSEEFSIEEYEKGEYGNLRWREIYWKLVVFRDDSGKILSNQEICKVMKEELERQIEDIKNKVEIIVTVIHTLPFEELIYTKNFFSAYLGSKYLGDILLKNKKIKYLICGHEHNPLILNKDGINIYRCPFGYLKNLKDWEENILRGIKTFEIIIQ